A single Primulina eburnea isolate SZY01 chromosome 11, ASM2296580v1, whole genome shotgun sequence DNA region contains:
- the LOC140806303 gene encoding xyloglucan glycosyltransferase 4-like, with amino-acid sequence MSPGSVVVTLEKPENISLIELNDAAAESIFKEKQKSASPKQFTWVLFLKANRVLACIPWLAVGLCSVFGSIKKRIASSDPNEEDPRYRGRRLYRFIKVFLAISVAALLVETFAYFNKWDLSKLNPWEVQNLVQWCYVAWLRFRADYVAPLVVTISKFCIVLFIIQSLDRLVQCLGWFWIKFRNLKPVIEGETFDIEDGASFPMVLVQIPMCNEKEVFDQSIAAACQLDWPKDRFLVQVLDDSDDKLLQHLIREEVSSWKGKGVNIVYRHRFIRTGYKAGNLKSAMACEYVKNYEFVTIFDADFQPNPDFLKLTIPHFKGKSEVGLVQARWSFVNKDENLLTRLQNINLCFHFEVEQQANGVFLNFFGFNGTAGVWRIKALEDSGGWLERTTVEDMDIAVRAHLHGWKFIFLNDVRVLCELPESYEAYKKQQHRWHSGPMHLFRLCIPAILTSKISAWKKANLIFLFFLLRKLILPFYSFTLFCIILPLTMFIPEAQLPAWVICYVPIVMSILNILPSPKSFPFIIPYLLFENTMSVTKFNAMISGLFQLGSAYEWVVTKKTGRASESDLLSLAEMETKTLHEEKLQRKLSESGIEMLEKYNEQKDQKSAPAPKKKNRIYRKELALAFLLLTAATRSLLSAHGVHFYYLLFQGLSFLVMGLDLIGEQVI; translated from the exons ATGTCGCCGGGTTCTGTGGTGGTTACACTGGAGAAGCCTGAGAACATCTCCTTGATAGAGCTGAATGACGCTGCTGCTGAATCTATATTCAAGGAGAAGCAGAAGAGTGCGAGCCCGAAGCAGTTCACTTGGGTTCTTTTCTTGAAAGCGAACAGAGTTTTGGCTTGCATTCCGTGGTTAGCTGTGGGTTTGTGTTCGGTTTTCGGGTCGATCAAGAAGCGCATTGCTTCATCGGATCCGAACGAAGAGGACCCGAGGTACAGGGGAAGGAGATTGTACAGGTTTATAAAAGTGTTTCTTGCGATTTCGGTGGCGGCCCTTTTGGTTGAAACCTTTGCTTATTTCAACAAATGGGATTTGAGTAAGCTGAATCCATGGGAGGTACAGAATCTGGTGCAGTGGTGTTACGTGGCTTGGCTGAGATTCAGAGCAGATTATGTTGCGCCATTGGTTGTTACGATTTCCAAGTTTTGCATTGTTTTGTTCATCATTCAATCCTTGGATCGACTCGTTCAATGTTTAGGATGGTTCTGGATTAAGTTCAGGAATTTGAAACCTGTAATAGAAGGCGAGACTTTCGACATTGAAGACGGGGCAAGTTTCCCTATGGTTCTTGTTCAGATTCCTATGTGCAACGAAAAAGAG GTATTTGATCAGTCTATTGCCGCTGCTTGCCAATTAGATTGGCCGAAGGATCGGTTTCTTGTTCAAGTGTTGGATGATTCAGATGATAAACTTTTACAGCATTTGATCAGGGAAGAAGTGTCGTCTTGGAAGGGGAAAGGAGTGAACATAGTTTACAGGCACCGATTTATTCGGACCGGCTATAAAGCCGGCAACCTTAAATCCGCAATGGCTTGTGAATATGTTAAGAACTACGAATTTGTTACCATTTTTGATGCGGACTTTCAACCCAACCCTGATTTCCTCAAACTGACCATTCCTCATTTCAAG GGAAAATCTGAGGTAGGCCTTGTCCAGGCTCGCTGGTCATTTGTGAACAAAGATGAAAACTTGCTGACGAGGCTGCAGAACATCAATTTATGCTTCCATTTCGAGGTCGAACAGCAGGCTAACGGAGTTTTTCTCAACTTCTTTGGTTTTAATGGGACTGCCGGTGTTTGGaggattaaggccctggaggattCAGGTGGATGGCTCGAAAGAACAACGGTGGAGGACATGGATATAGCCGTTCGAGCCCACTTACACGGATGGAAATTCATCTTCCTCAATGATGTAAGAGTGCTTTGCGAGTTACCCGAATCATACGAAGCCTACAAGAAGCAGCAGCACCGGTGGCATTCCGGCCCGATGCATCTCTTCAGATTATGCATTCCCGCAATCTTAACATCAAAG ATATCGGCATGGAAGAAAGCAAACTTGATATTCCTATTCTTTCTCCTACGAAAACTGATACTTCCCTTCTATTCATTCACACTATTCTGCATCATACTCCCACTAACAATGTTCATACCAGAAGCCCAGTTACCGGCCTGGGTTATCTGTTACGTTCCCATCGTCATGTCGATTCTCAACATCCTACCTTCCCCAAAATCTTTCCCCTTTATAATCCCATATCTGCTCTTCGAAAATACGATGTCAGTCACGAAATTCAACGCTATGATATCCGGACTATTTCAACTCGGAAGCGCATACGAATGGGTTGTGACAAAGAAAACCGGGCGCGCATCAGAATCAGATTTGCTCTCCTTGGCCGAAATGGAGACGAAAACCTTACACGAAGAAAAGCTTCAGAGGAAACTTTCTGAATCCGGGATCGAAATGCTCGAGAAATACAATGAGCAAAAGGATCAAAAGAGTGCCCCTGCTCCTAAAAAGAAGAACAGAATTTACAGAAAAGAACTCGCACTGGCCTTTCTTCTTCTCACTGCTGCCACAAGAAGCCTGTTATCTGCTCACGGGGTTCATTTCTACTACTTGCTGTTCCAGGGGCTGTCATTTCTTGTCATGGGCTTGGATTTAATTGGGGAGCAAGTGATCTGA
- the LOC140804945 gene encoding metalloendoproteinase 3-MMP-like, protein MALKYFQLLFSVTIFFLVSSNIGLATRHAPDDKNLHSPFEFIKHLEGCHKGNKSKEIQLLKNYLQRFGYLDLDQAHADDDIFDDALEAAVKTYQSNFHINPTGILDVSTVSKMVVSRCGVPDIFKGMNSMRADREKHDSGSAVHVVSHYSFFPNSPRWPPTKTHLTYNILPDTPSNAVGPVRRAFNKWASATHFTFSQVQGNQGGDLVIGFFRLDHGDGHEFDGPGGTLAHAFAPTTGRFDYDADEPWVDGMVTGAFDLETVAVHEIGHLLGLGHSSIEGAIMYPSIPDGVTKNLHEDDIRGIRALYNV, encoded by the coding sequence ATGGCACTTAAATATTTTCAGCTCTTATTTTCTGTCACTATATTTTTCCTAGTTTCTTCTAACATTGGCCTTGCTACGAGACATGCGCCGGATGACAAAAATCTGCACTCCCCGTTTGAGTTCATCAAACACTTGGAAGGGTGTCACAAGGGAAACAAATCGAAAGAAATCCAACTACTCAAGAACTACCTTCAAAGATTTGGTTATCTTGACCTAGACCAAGCGCATGCCGATGACGACATTTTTGACGACGCCCTCGAGGCCGCCGTCAAAACCTATCAAAgtaattttcatattaatcCGACCGGGATACTGGATGTTAGCACGGTTTCGAAAATGGTCGTATCTCGATGCGGCGTGCCTGATATATTCAAAGGGATGAACTCAATGCGAGCTGATAGGGAAAAACACGACTCTGGTTCTGCAGTCCACGTCGTGTCACACTATAGTTTTTTTCCAAATAGTCCAAGATGGCCACCTACTAAGACACACTTGACCTATAACATTTTACCCGATACACCAAGCAATGCCGTCGGCCCCGTGAGACGGGCCTTTAACAAATGGGCGTCCGCCACTCATTTCACATTTTCACAGGTCCAAGGCAATCAAGGTGGTGATTTGGTTATTGGGTTTTTCCGGCTTGACCATGGAGACGGACACGAGTTCGATGGTCCAGGTGGTACCCTAGCCCACGCTTTCGCGCCAACAACCGGGAGGTTCGATTATGATGCAGATGAACCTTGGGTCGATGGTATGGTCACGGGAGCATTCGACCTCGAAACGGTGGCGGTCCACGAAATCGGGCACCTTCTTGGCCTTGGACATAGCTCGATTGAAGGAGCAATTATGTACCCATCCATCCCCGATGGAGTGACAAAAAATTTGCATGAAGATGACATTCGGGGAATCAGAGCTTTATATAATGTTTAA